From the genome of Branchiostoma lanceolatum isolate klBraLanc5 chromosome 11, klBraLanc5.hap2, whole genome shotgun sequence:
CGACGCCTTTTCCGAGCAGAGGAACGACACGACGCCGCCGACTTTCCTCGCCGCCCCAGCGCTTCATCAAGCAGAGCCTGTTCACCACTCCCTCCAGCCCGTCGTTCCCGACTGCGAAATTTATGGGAAGTTTATGGAAAACAGCGATAAACAACGATACAACGCGTGATAGCCAGAAGAAagttatgattttgtttgtttgtttatttgcttgtatTGCTCACACGGTAAATACTCATGtggtaacacaccaggtttgcacaAGCTACATGTCCGGACAGATTatcatttgatccactcaccccactattttcgataagtgtggtgggttcattAACTTGCTAGGTAATCATTTACACCtaagtcgagtgaggaaattggtgcctttcccaaagcaagggcacaacattgggacctgttggggattcaaactcagtacctccaTGTTCTAAGTCAATAACCCAGAACAAAGGCCACCGTGCCACATGAGCTACCTTACAATTGGTGATAAAACGTGTCCAACTCCCCGCGCTTTTAAGTCACGTGTCACCTTTGCTGACCCCTACGCAGTCAGCGTTATGCCCGCAGGCAACTCACCTGTGATGCCGCATACTATACCCTCTGGAGCTGCCCAGCACTTCTTCACCATTATTCCCGTTCCACAGAGCAGCAGTTTGTGTGGGGAAACTGCTTTATTCCAAAGATGGTCGCTCCTGAGAACAAGTCTGTCACATTGAGAAAGTAGTTCTTGTGCCAAGGACCTTCATTATTTACCTGTGCCAGGTTACAATCACAGCCGGCCGATCTTTATTTGCTCATACGGAAGATACTGGATTGTCTTCAAGTGTTAACAACCTTAAACAACAGGTCAGTGTTTGTCTTTAGTATATCTCATATCTTGACAGCCCTCTAcaatctagtactagtatacaacTAGTAGTATAGTATGATTGAAGTGGtgaatcattgtacattgtatacatgtatcttataatCTGGTCACAAATCGAGTAGTGTAGTTACACCATTGCCACCCCTTAGTTGTGTACTGGACTACAATCATATTTGTGGACATAATGATTTAGTATACACAGAGGTGAAAGGAAGAACACTGCCCTTAAGCTTTGTTTATGTCATGGTGATTTATCATATAGCTTGCTAACTGAAGAGGCGCTACCCCTGTCtgcatatgtacacatatgcaCGTCAACATTTGGCTGTAGCAAAATACGTTTGACGGTTGAATCTTAAGATTAAGATATGCGTTCAGTTTAGCTCCTCCTGTGTCTATCACTAAGCTAAATGTCCGACGGTCACGAATTCGTTGTACGATAAGTTAACGACAAATTGAGGACATTCTTGGGGCAGTCTTGGGTGTGTGGTATGagattcagctgtcttgtaacGGAGAAGACTATTATCATGGACAATCGGTTCTGTCATGGCCTTGTTGACAAAAGAAAATCGTACCGAATGTGACTGCGCCATGTCCTCGCTAGGTTACAACAAGGACACCAGGTGACGCCTTTGGTTCAGCCCCTGTCACGTGCACGTAGCCGACGAGCTTCGGACGCGCGATTTTGTTCATCGCTAGAAGGTCTCGGATTTAAAAATCGCTAGTCTGAGTGTATTTTTTATCTGAAAATCTATTCACATTGGACGGGGCTAGCTCAGGACCTGCGAACGTCGGCCGATCCCTAAAAATCGCGTGATTAttgccgaaaatgtcatttagagcttACAGACTCGTCGGTGGAGTGATtgctgtgtgacagggctttacAAATGGCCTCGAGTTAGGTCGCACTGGCTATATTCAATTAAACGGCGTTCTAACCCGTACCCCTTGTGTTAGACCACAGGAGGGTAATTGCTGCTCACTCAATTATAAAATCTCAAACCTTTTTGCAACAAACAAGTTTCAGGCGTGTAGATGGTCCCTTGGAGACCTTTACTAGATAATGATTTGTTTGTGAAAGCTAAGACAACAGCTTGAAGCTAGCGTTATCACATTCTGTCGTGTATTTTTCACACGTTGTAAGTATCATAAAGCAGCTGACTGTTTTGAAtgtgtgtcatttttgttttgccCCCAGGACGCGAAATGTTGCTATTTCTCAGTGAATATGTTGTGGTTCTACCACTTAACTGTCTACAACAAGCTATGCAGTAAACGCACGGACAGAAAAAGCTTGGAACTGCCAGATCTCACCTTTTCAAATGCGACCTTGACTCGCACATATCATCATCAGATGCACTAATCATTACTGGTTAaccccgaccaatcaatcgctttgaaactcgtttaaagaaaagtagttgAAACTATTTTTtcaacgttaaatcgcggatacCTTCTATCagttccaaagtgccaaaattgtcaatctgaaaacatcttttgaaagctgacaccttccagcatatcactggcgagtttgttttgtcagatttagtcgttaacgcaacttatagggtcatggctgattcgaatctgagtttcaaagtgatcgattggtcggggtgtggtAGATCAGCTAGTTTATACCGTGCCTTTTATTGTAGACCCACATAACTGTTTCGGTGGTATTTCATAGTGCTCGCCAATCGCCATGCATTAGAATTGTAGGTCAGACAGTAGTAGTTATCGTCTTGCCCGAGGGTCCATCCCCAGATAATTTACGGCTATGACACCCCAACACATCACAAACGCCGTACAGACACACCTGTGTCAAAGATGGCTTTTCACGTGGGACCTCACGGGTTCTATTCAATTATTGTCACGTATGAGAACAGTCTAGTCATGAGGTATTAGTATCATAGGAGCCGGCCTGCTGTAAGCTTGCATACAGTACAGGTAAATCATTTATCGTTGTTAATTCCGGGATTTTTGCTGTTGTAAATCgctaagaagatgtaaggatccgtCCCAGTTTCAATGTCTTATGCGTGTTTGGCGGCATTTACGTAGTGCGTCTTTTTTGCAAAAGGTGAAGAGTAATATAGGTGCGCACTAATGCCTAGGAAGATGTGCTACATGCCGCAAAAGCACGCATGTGAAACAGTGAGACTGAGTCAAgtatatgcttggagattagaaaaacTTTGGCCAAACGGACACGATTTTAGCGGGTTTCAACGAAAAGGCACGCATTGGCTTGTTTGGGAGCCCCAGTCAGAGCTGTCATTTGTTCGCACGTGCTTTTAATACTGATATGTGCCGCTCCCATCCCCTCCCTACCTCCCTCCCACACCTTACATTCTTTCTAGGGCAAAGAACTATGGCACACATTCTATCCTTTGTTTGATCCAAGAGGCGCtgcaaatgtttatttttttcaagaatCCTGCTATTCATTCCAAGGCGGTTCAATTCATGCCACTGGCGGCGGGTAAAGACGTACGGGtgcaaaaaaagaatatttcagaTATTCTCCGCTTCAACATTTCATCTTCTTAGATTTGACAAAGGTGCTAATTGTTTACAAATTGTTCGTAGGTTCTTTTCACATCATCCACGGAGGTAGTACGACAAACAGATGGGGGAGCGAGCGACCGCCTTTCGTCAGAGAAAACTTTCCTCGCTGGTTTACGACGAGGACGAAGTCGAGGAACTGTGGGCGGCCGTGGACTCGGGCAACTTCGGCAAAGTTCGGAAACTGAGCCGAGGCGAACTCGAACTTGACCGCGTGTACGCCGGGAAGGCCTTTAACTTCCTGTGGCAGGTTCGTTCTGAATCACAATTCGTGCCGACAATGGAATTTTTTGTTACAATGTTTGAGTCGTTTTTaaacttgatttttttaaagatgataATCGGTATGTGGCTAGATCTTGATTAGATATTGTCCCACCTATAGGCCAGGCTAGATCTTGATTAGATCTTGTCCCATCTACAGGCCAGGCTAGATCTTGATTAGATCTTGTCCCACCTACAGGCCAGGCTAGATCTTGATTAGATATTGTCCCACCTACAGGCCAAGCTAGATCTTGATTAGATCTTGTCCCACCTACAGGCCAGGCTAGATCTTGATTAGATCTTGTCCCACCTATAGGCCAGGCTAGATCTTGATTAGATCTAAGAATAGGTGGGACAAGATCTAGCCACATACCGATATATATAAATAAACATACtcataacaaagaaataaacaatctCCGAAAAAGCTTCTTACAAGCAGCTTTTTTTCAGATTGTATATACCTTTTTTTAAGCAAAGTACATGGGCATGtattgtcatgtttttattttatttaggCGGCACAagctgaaaaaaaagtaaaagtatGGGACCCTGTGGTCTCTATACACAGGTTGAATGTAAAGTGAACTTGAACCCTGCTTCAGAACGAAGTGAGTTCAAGATGAGATTCTTGAAGATACATAAAGCGGTGTTGATACGAATGACGGCCGTCTATCTTATTGAAGTTCGTCTGATATTTTCCCACCAGGCGGGACTAAAGAACCACCTGGACATCGTCCGTGAGCTgattcgcgcaggcgcagacgtGAACTGGCGGCAGCCCACCACGGGTGACACCCTGCTGATGTTCGCCGTCAAGATGCAGAAAGAGGAGCTGGTAAGACTGGCGGCCATATCTCAGTCACATCAACATAACTTcgaattctgctgcagtattgtagaaagccgctaggtgtCTTTCCCTGGCCAAGTATCATATAAAAGTATCGAGTTATGATGTCCACAGGTAttgaaatataaccttcttgcctTGCTGGGTTGCGACTGCCAAAACACAGTTCAGTAAACATTGTGATTTTTTGTAATATTCTAATTTTGTAGATTAAAAAAGGCGCCTTGGATCATGTTAACCTCCTATTAAATACCTGCCTGTATTCATGCTAGTATAATAGTAACCTCCAGATATGGTTGTAGGAGCGACTTATGGACACAGGGGGCAGAAAATCTCATAGAGTACAAGTTGAGTCTTTGATGTCAACTTCTGTTGTAGTATGATCATGAGTGTCTCACGTGTTTTAACCTGTGATTATCGAAAATACCGCAGGGCGTTAAAGCTAATTATGGAAGCTTTACGTGCGCGATCTTGTCAATTTGCCATTGCCGGAGGCAGAAAGATCAGGTTCGTTGTACTGAGgtagacaaagggcctgccagAGGAAGATTTATGGTCCTTATCATTTTACTGAATCTCCGTCGCTACTATTCAAATGGTTTAAAGTACAGGAATGATGTTAATACTATTGTCGCGACGTGGTTTCGGCAACAGGATTGGTGTTCTTTCGTTGACTGTCTTGTTTTCTCTTTGAGTTTGGCAATATACATTGGGAAAATCGTTAAGAGGGAAGGGCGGTATGCACAGTATAAGTTCAACCTTCCGTAGAAATGCCCCCAGCTCTTGtccacaagtacaatgaacgCGGGTGACCATGACTGTATGAAGTTTTGTCCTGAGAAATGTAgcccttttaatttttttaaaagttcaaGTTGAAAGACATTCCAGACATATGTAGCCCTTTCAAGTTGGGCGAGAGACAACAACCACCTGGATTCGAACTCTTGACGTTTTGTATTAAAAAGCGACGTCACACAAAAGCATGCTACTCTCCTTGTTATAGCTTTGTGAAGATTGTTCCGTGACCTTGCATAATTCGGTTTTCAGGTGTGCACGCTGCTGGAAGAGTGCGACCCGCCGGGTGACGTCAACCTGCCCAACAGTTGTTTTGAGCTCCCGCTGCACGCCGCGGTGCAGGCTGGGAACGAGGACCTGGTGCAGATCCTCCTGCAGAGCAGGGCCAAGATCAACTTCAAGGTCAGGGACTCTTAAGATTTGAACTTTCCATCCTTAATATAAAGTGGCATCGTATGGCATAGTGGTTAGAGTATGGGGCACAGAATTAAGGGTCTTGACGATACCCTAATTAAcgtgccccaatgttgtgctcttgggaaagctactttacacaactttcatCACTTCTCTCACTGCGGTGAAAATGGGTACtaatagcttcggttagggacgtcccacaGTTagggcgttaaatggaggtcctgtgtttgaggagagtcacacctccaGCATATTAAATAACTCACCACACTTCTCGAAAgactaggggtccttcccgttgtgagtggatcaaaccttacattgaggtctctgggttgacatcttgaaaaggtgatagtcacctgttatgtcaatccttccagaaatgtaataaatatcaataaatgaatgaatgatttaatgataaaagaaatttaaaaaaaaggagatTCTACAGATACCGACTGGCTTTCACAACTAtttgttcaaccaatgagagaatggcaattagcGCTATAACCAATGAGAGTGGCCGTGTGATcatcaaatatttgtattttcattttgcatttctgttTTAACGGAGGTGTACGGGGatgggatcagtctattggCAGGTCTCTAAACAATATTTTAGTGAACCATCAAGGATCTCAAAGGTATTCTATTAATTTCCCAAAGTTCTTTCAATGATCTCAATAACCAATATAAATGATTCAATGATCTATCATGATTTAATCAATGAAGCTACAACTTGAATTTTCTGTGTATTCCCCAGAATGTAGATGGCGACACTCCCCTGCATTACGCTGTGAAAGAGGAAAACAAGGATATCGCCTCCATCCTCTTAGCCAGCGGCTGCCGACGGGACATTGCGAACGACAAGGGCGAGACGTGTCTCCATCTCGCCGCCATGCGGAACAACATCGGTCTGGTCCAGCTCCTCGTGAAGGCGGGATGCGACGCCAACACCAGAGACAAGGCGAAAAAGTTCCCGCAGGACCACGCCACAGACCAAGCTATCGTGGACTATCTTGACATGCAACCTGCCATCAATTAAAATCTattaagttaaacataattccaccagggtacataattccgccaccctgaaaaaatacgtccaaacagatctccaacccaacgttccccagtatagtgcactcctgtatgtctaaactgtgcttacctggggatgctgcactagagatctcacaaacccactgtttttcaaagtggcggatttaagTACCCCAGATCTCAGCCATTGCACCAGCGACAATTGTGAAGCATGAAACTGGGAGAAAATCTCAAAACAAATGAATATTTGTTTGAAAAAGAGCCGCTTATTTATTCTATGCTGCATATGTTTCCACCATCTTAAAGTTGTCAGAAAATCGTCAATCTGTATCCTTGACTTGAAGTGGTCCAATAGTTCTTCTTCTCCACTATTTGCAATAGTGaacttgtatattgtacatttagAAGCATATTACTAATTTCCCTTTCAGGTAGTATTTTCACACCAAGTGTGTTATTGGTTACAGGGGTGGAAAATGGGGAGAAAATCATAACTCATATTTTTGTGGTGTTATAATGTCTTTTGTGTTGCCATCTTAAAAGTTGTCTGGGTACATTTGTGtcttcctgtacatgtacacctgaaTCTCAGCTTATGATAGTCATTGTATGCATAGACTATTGCAGTTATACTAGCATCAACTATTGCAGTTACACTAGGTGGAAAAGACTATATTAAAAGTTTTTTCCCTGAGAAAAGCTCTCAGTATGAACTGGTAAGGGTGTGGGTGTGGTGGTAAAAATGATAACCAAGGTAACTTTATGTAAGAAATGTAAACAACAGTTGTAATTTTCATAAAActgcaacttgttttgtgcTAAATTGTAGGTTCAATCACACAAAAATGTTGGTTTACATGATCACTCCATTATCTTTTGTCTCTTTTTCTGACAGACATTGTGTTTTCAAATGTTACATTGTCCATCTGTCATTATATCAGCTAAAAAAGCATGGACACATAATATACAGCACAGCAGCAATGGTGATAAACCCAGGCTGATGTCAATCCAAACAACTTCTTGGGTTGAATGATAATCAAATTATGTAAATGCAGTAGTTcttagtttgcggttgaaactaGGTGGCAGGcgagcagaagacagaacaagcatttctaagtttgcggtgaacAGGTTACCGCAAAAACTGCTTTAAGACCACTgcaaacttacatgcatttacagtatcctatGAGGAACTAAATCCTTTTGTTGATCACCTGTCAATGGATTAATCCACAGCAGTGAGTAGTTTAACATACATTTTCCCATTTGCCTGCCTAACACATCACAGTAATACATATTCAACACATCAAAGTTCAAAACATCAGACACTGGCATTAATAAAAATCAAGGTCCTGCTTCTCTATAAGATGCTCCCTGTGTGCAGCATACAAATTTTATGGGTTTCATGTATCATGAAAATTTCCCATCTTTAATTGGCAAGTGCCAACAATGGCCAATGGCTTAAAGTCCTATTCAACAGCACGTTGGTCAGGTGAGCAAAGACAGCTAAGATTCAGACTCTAAGAACTACAAAAATTAATGCTATATGGGCTCAGTATCCGTGTACCGGTAGATcatttatacaatgtattcCAACATGGGTCAGTGTTATACACTCATTCCCACATGAATCTCATTTTATGACTATTACCACCTGGGTCTGTTATACAgatatttcaatacaagtctcttatacatgtattctcaCCTGGGTCTGTTATATAGATATTTAAACATGAgtctcttatacatgtattctcaCTTGGGTCTGTTCTATTCTAACGTGTGTTATACAAAAATTCCCACGTGggtgtgttatacatgtattcccatgtgGGTCCCCTAGTTGTCTGCCCCCCTGGGGTAAACCTTCAGCCACAGGCCGTCCCTGGTCCTGGTGATCAGCCGAGCGACGCGGTACGGAGGTCTGGTCTCGTCCAGTTCCAGCCGGTACCTCTGGAGCGTCAGCGCCACGGCGACCTTCAGCTCATTCATGGCGAAGTGCTGGCCAATGCAGTTCCTGATCAGGAACACAAATGGAAAATTAATTCGTAAATGTTTAATGTATCTAAATCTAACAAATCTAAAATTGGTGCGTTTCAATAGAGTGTATATCATCTGCAAGTTTTTCAACAGTCATAAGAATTTTAACAtccataacaaacaaacaatcatcatcatctttcgtccggattaaaaaattttttttttactccagTGAGGTACACtaaaaagtttttccagtacgcACGATGCTGTAACATCAATTTATCTGTGTATCATGATCACCAGCCAGGCTTTTGTAAGTTATTTGTGAAGCTTAACCTAGCCTGTGTACCATCCTTTGTaataaccactggctcaatctttttgcttgttaACCTTGttaaaaagattgagccagcagttactacggaggatggtactttAAAGGCTAGAAGCCaccaaacacaagtacaatcggACTTATAGTTACTTGGGAAACTCTGATCTGCAATCTTTAGACACTAAGACTCTCCATTAATGAAGAAGTTCCTAGGAAGTTTTCTGTATCAATAATAGAAATAAAATTTCTAGTCTTACCTTGATCCTGCTGAAAAAGGAATGAAGGCATGGGAAGAACGGCCCTTGGAGTTCTCCGGAGAGAAACGCTCAGGATCAAATTCCTGTACAGATGGAATGGAGTATTGGGTTTCAGAGCATGTCATCAAGGAATGTAACACCAAACATACTTTAATTTTCAAtgttaatacagtcaaacctgtctccagaaaccactcaagggaccgaggaaaaatggttgctgaggacaggtggttgctcaggatAGGGTGAGGTTAACTGTGTAaaaatggacaggactgtttaaTGTGGTTGCCTATGCCTATGCCTCTAAAGCTATGGCTGCTACATTGACAAGCATTATTTATCATAATAATATAACAATACACTCACCATGACATTGTCCCCCCAGACATGGATGTTATGATGTAAGCTGTGCACTCCAATACTCACAGAAACACCTGTACACGGGACAGACAGAAATCCTTGAACATGTTTACACCAGGAAAACGTTCACAGCGTCTTGCCAACTAGAATTAGCAtcatgtgcatacatgtagtattggaCTGTCTAACATAACACTTTGTTCCCCTCTCAAATGCAATTATGTTGTACAAAGTCTAACCATGAGttgaaatttactgttaagTGACTGATCGATTATTAACAGTATCATTTCAGTAAATTTTCAGTAAATCAGCTTTTACTGTCATACTGAAGCATCACTGTTGAGTATTTATGCTTCTTTTCACTCTTCATTCACTGTCAGTACAGTACTGAAATTCATTGGGCAATTCTGACATTAACTGTTGGCCTCTACTCAATTACTGTCAATTGGGTGCTTTAATAGTTGTGTACTCACCTGCAGGGATGCTCCTCCCGTCAGGAAAGGTGTGCGGCTGTGTGGTGAGGCGTGTGACACCTGGGACAGGGGAGTGCATCCTCAGACTCTCCTTGATACACATGGTAGTGTAGGGCAGCTTGGACAGATCCTCCCTAGGGAACAGTTTCAAATTAAActgtcacatttttttttctttttcatgcaaATAGATACTTTACAATATTGGAGTATATTACATTTAGTTTCCTCACTATAAATCTATGACTAGTACTGAAAAATTCATTTCTTTAATGCGTTTTGACCATTCTATTCTAAACAGACCCA
Proteins encoded in this window:
- the LOC136444967 gene encoding 26S proteasome non-ATPase regulatory subunit 10-like produces the protein MGERATAFRQRKLSSLVYDEDEVEELWAAVDSGNFGKVRKLSRGELELDRVYAGKAFNFLWQAGLKNHLDIVRELIRAGADVNWRQPTTGDTLLMFAVKMQKEELVCTLLEECDPPGDVNLPNSCFELPLHAAVQAGNEDLVQILLQSRAKINFKNVDGDTPLHYAVKEENKDIASILLASGCRRDIANDKGETCLHLAAMRNNIGLVQLLVKAGCDANTRDKAKKFPQDHATDQAIVDYLDMQPAIN